In Strigops habroptila isolate Jane chromosome 14, bStrHab1.2.pri, whole genome shotgun sequence, one genomic interval encodes:
- the NT5C gene encoding 5'(3')-deoxyribonucleotidase, cytosolic type isoform X3: protein MLMHIQAVPPARLSLVPLLPAQGGMSGALRVLVDMDGVVADFEGAVLRGFSARFPAEPRVELAARSGFSVREQYRGLRRDLAAKVASVYESPGFFLGLDPIPGALEAMQEMIRMEDTEVFICTSPLQKYEHCVLEKYKWVEKHLGPEFVERIILTRDKTVVSADLLFDDKDTITEHRRRVP from the exons ATGCTCATGCATATTCAGGCCGTGCCTCCCGCACGGCTCTCGCTGGTGCCGCTGCTCCCGGCGCAGGGCGGCATGTCCGGCGCGCTGCGGGTGCTGGTGGACATGGACGGCGTCGTGGCTGACTTCGAGGGCGCGGTGCTGCGGGGCTTCAGCGCCCGCTTCCCCGCGGAGCCCCGCGTGGAGCTGGCGGCACGGAGCGGCTTCTCGGTGCGGGAGCAGTACCGCGGCCTGCGCCGGGACCTGGCG GCTAAGGTAGCCAGTGTCTATGAGTCCCCTGGCTTCTTTCTAGGGTTGGATCCAATTCCAGGAGCCCTTGAAGCAATGCAGGAGATGATCCGCATGGAGGA CACCGAAGTCTTTATCTGCACAAGTCCCCTTCAGAAGTACGAGCACTGCGTCCTGGAAAAG TATAAGTGGGTAGAGAAACATCTGGGACCTGAGTTTGTGGAGCGGATTATTCTAACCCGAGATAAGACCGTCGTGTCTGCGGATTTGCTGTTTGACGACAAGGACACCATTACAG agcaCAGAAGGAGAGTGCCATGA
- the NT5C gene encoding 5'(3')-deoxyribonucleotidase, cytosolic type isoform X2, translating to MLMHIQAVPPARLSLVPLLPAQGGMSGALRVLVDMDGVVADFEGAVLRGFSARFPAEPRVELAARSGFSVREQYRGLRRDLAAKVASVYESPGFFLGLDPIPGALEAMQEMIRMEDTEVFICTSPLQKYEHCVLEKYKWVEKHLGPEFVERIILTRDKTVVSADLLFDDKDTITALADEERTGSWLPFLAHVRE from the exons ATGCTCATGCATATTCAGGCCGTGCCTCCCGCACGGCTCTCGCTGGTGCCGCTGCTCCCGGCGCAGGGCGGCATGTCCGGCGCGCTGCGGGTGCTGGTGGACATGGACGGCGTCGTGGCTGACTTCGAGGGCGCGGTGCTGCGGGGCTTCAGCGCCCGCTTCCCCGCGGAGCCCCGCGTGGAGCTGGCGGCACGGAGCGGCTTCTCGGTGCGGGAGCAGTACCGCGGCCTGCGCCGGGACCTGGCG GCTAAGGTAGCCAGTGTCTATGAGTCCCCTGGCTTCTTTCTAGGGTTGGATCCAATTCCAGGAGCCCTTGAAGCAATGCAGGAGATGATCCGCATGGAGGA CACCGAAGTCTTTATCTGCACAAGTCCCCTTCAGAAGTACGAGCACTGCGTCCTGGAAAAG TATAAGTGGGTAGAGAAACATCTGGGACCTGAGTTTGTGGAGCGGATTATTCTAACCCGAGATAAGACCGTCGTGTCTGCGGATTTGCTGTTTGACGACAAGGACACCATTACAG CATTGGCTGACGAAGAGAGGACAGGAAGCTGGCTTCCATTTCTGGCCCATGTGCGTGAGTAA
- the NT5C gene encoding 5'(3')-deoxyribonucleotidase, cytosolic type isoform X1 yields MLMHIQAVPPARLSLVPLLPAQGGMSGALRVLVDMDGVVADFEGAVLRGFSARFPAEPRVELAARSGFSVREQYRGLRRDLAAKVASVYESPGFFLGLDPIPGALEAMQEMIRMEDTEVFICTSPLQKYEHCVLEKYKWVEKHLGPEFVERIILTRDKTVVSADLLFDDKDTITGAEPNPSWEHILFTCCHNRHIQLQPPRRRLLSWADDWKGILESKRRQ; encoded by the exons ATGCTCATGCATATTCAGGCCGTGCCTCCCGCACGGCTCTCGCTGGTGCCGCTGCTCCCGGCGCAGGGCGGCATGTCCGGCGCGCTGCGGGTGCTGGTGGACATGGACGGCGTCGTGGCTGACTTCGAGGGCGCGGTGCTGCGGGGCTTCAGCGCCCGCTTCCCCGCGGAGCCCCGCGTGGAGCTGGCGGCACGGAGCGGCTTCTCGGTGCGGGAGCAGTACCGCGGCCTGCGCCGGGACCTGGCG GCTAAGGTAGCCAGTGTCTATGAGTCCCCTGGCTTCTTTCTAGGGTTGGATCCAATTCCAGGAGCCCTTGAAGCAATGCAGGAGATGATCCGCATGGAGGA CACCGAAGTCTTTATCTGCACAAGTCCCCTTCAGAAGTACGAGCACTGCGTCCTGGAAAAG TATAAGTGGGTAGAGAAACATCTGGGACCTGAGTTTGTGGAGCGGATTATTCTAACCCGAGATAAGACCGTCGTGTCTGCGGATTTGCTGTTTGACGACAAGGACACCATTACAG GCGCAGAGCCCAACCCGAGCTGGGAGCACATCCTCTTTACCTGCTGCCACAACAGGCACATCCAGCTGCAGCCCCCACGCAGGCGGCTGCTGTCCTGGGCGGATGACTGGAAGGGCATCTTGGAAAGCAAGCGCAGGCAGTAG
- the ARMC7 gene encoding armadillo repeat-containing protein 7, which produces MELGRLEYLQALVTEFQATDSAEAKEQVLANLANFAYDPRNYEHLRQLQVLDLFLDMLTERSDTLVEFAIGGLCNLCLDKKNKDYILEANGVEPIINCLSSSNEETVMSAVTTLMYLTTPQSRPQTTALPVVECMLRFSLSASRRLSNLATIFLEDYCTPLQVEEARSLSKHTAVGIPLPRD; this is translated from the exons ATGGAGCTGGGCCGGCTGGAGTACCTGCAGGCCCTGGTCACCGAGTTCCAGGCGACGGACAGCGCAG AGGCCAAGGAGCAGGTGCTGGCCAACCTGGCCAACTTCGCCTATGACCCGCGGAACTACGAGCACCTCCGGCAGCTCCAGGTGCTGGACCTGTTCCTCGACATGCTCACCGAGCGCAGCGACACCCTCGTGGAGTTCGCCATTG GGGGTCTTTGTAACCTGTGCCTggataaaaagaacaaagactACATCCTGGAGGCAAACGGGGTAGAGCCCATCATCAACTGCCTCTCTAGCTCCAACGAGGAGACCGTCATGTCGGCGGTCACAACGCTGATGTACCTGACGACGCCGCAGTCGCGGCCGCAGACCACGGCGCTGCCCGTGGTGGAGTGCATGCTCCGCTTCTCCCTCTCGGCCAGCAGAAGGCTGAGCAACCTGGCAACCATCTTCCTGGAGGATTACTGCACCCCGCTGCAGGTGGAGGAGGCCAGGAGCCTGAGCAAACACACTGCCGTGGGGATTCCTCTCCCCAGGGACTGA
- the SLC16A5 gene encoding monocarboxylate transporter 6 isoform X2, translating to MSCPRSHTLATLRLTNPCLNLRLAWEEKEAVMSQGQAGERKAANAQDQGWAWMVLLAAVVLQAMTLGFPSCIGIFFTDLQRDFQASNSETSWFPSIMVAVLHGGGPLCSILVKRFGCRFAVMLGGLLSSVGMVSSSFCRSISQLYITAGFITGLGSCFSFQAGVTALGYYFVRWRTLANAMASTGVSLGFTLWPLLSQYLLDEMGWRNTFLIFGGILLNCCVCGAIMRPVQLASGSVLQSPKPGEEPRRRAEETQLSNGASSPHHELQKQSRRTACFHVLQKYLAFDIFCQNKRFQIYTIGVTWMMMGFALPHIYLVPYAIQNGVEERRAALLISVIGFINIFIRPFTGLLSGHRVFSGRRIYLFSLAVLLCGLSNFICVASAEFSVLIIYCVILSIAMSGIGALTFQVLMDVVEMDRFSSALGLFTIVESITLLLGPPLTGVLVDITNDFHYVFYNSSFFLISAALFMALSFCALEKKTRLKEASKVPVDNPSRYQYSEMPTESQPESQPPPAVVYITSI from the exons ATGAGCTGCCCGCGCAGCCACACGCTCGCCACCCTCCGCTTGACCAATCCTTGTCTCAACCTGAG gctggcctgggaggagaaagaagctgTCATGTCCCAAGGACAAGCAGGAGAACGCAAAGCTGCCAATGCCCAGGACCAGGGCTGGGCATGGATGgtcctgctggctgcagtggtGCTGCAGGCCATGACACTGGGCTTCCCCTCCTGCATCGGCATCTTCTTCACGGACCTGCAGCGTGACTTCCAGGCCAGCAACAGCGAGACGTCGTGGTTCCCATCCATCATGGTGGCTGTGCTGCACGGAGGCG GgcccctctgcagcatcctggtgAAGCGCTTTGGCTGCAGGTTTGCGGTGATGCTGGGAGGGCTGCTCAGCAGCGTGGGCATGGTgtccagctccttctgcaggTCCATCAGCCAGCTTTACATCACCGCTGGCTTCATCACGG GCCTGGGGTCGTGTTTCAGCTTCCAGGCAGGAGTGACTGCACTGGGATACTACTTCGTACGGTGGCGAACACTGGCCAATGCCATGGCATCCACCGGTGTCTCTCTGGGTTTCACGCTGTGGCCGCTGCTTTCTCAATACCTGCTGGATGAGATGGGCTGGAGAAACACTTTCCTTATCTTTGGAGGAATACTATTGAACTGTTGTGTTTGTGGAGCCATCATGAGACCAGTTCAGCTCGCTTCAGGGTCAGTGCTACAGTCACCCAAGCCTGGAGAGGAGCCaaggagaagagcagaagagacaCAGCTGTCCAATGGAGCATCTTCTCCGCATCATGAGCtccagaagcaaagcagaaggacTGCATGCTTCCATGTGCTGCAGAAGTACCTGGCTTTTGACATCTTCTGTCAAAACAAACGTTTCCAGATATATACTATTGGCGTGACCTGGATGATGATGGGGTTTGCATTACCCCATATCTACCTTGTGCCTTACGCCATCCAGAACGGGGTGGAGGAGCGCAGGGCAGCTCTCCTCATCTCTGTGATCGGGTTCATCAACATCTTCATACGCCCCTTCACGGGGCTGCTCTCGGGACACAGAGTCTTCTCAGGGAGACGCATCTACCTGTTCAGCCTGGCCGTGCTCCTCTGCGGGCTGAGCAACTTCATCTGTGTGGCGTCAGCTGAGTTCAGCGTGCTCATCATCTACTGCGTCATCCTCAGCATAGCCATGAGTGGCATCGGGGCACTCACCTTCCAGGTGCTGATGGATGTGGTGGAGATGGACAGGTTCTCGAGTGCTCTGGGGCTCTTCACCATCGTGGAGAGCATCACACTCCTCCTCGGACCCCCTCTCACAG GTGTCCTGGTAGATATAACTAATGATTTCCACTACGTCTTCTACAACTCCAGCTTCTTCCTGATCTCGGCTGCCTTATTCATGGCACTCTCCTTCTGtgctctggaaaagaaaaccagactgAAAGAGGCTTCCAAAGTACCTGTGGATAATCCTTCCAGGTATCAGTACAGTGAAATGCCAACTGAATCACAGCCTGAAAGTCAACCCCCTCCAGCAGTCGTGTACATCACAagcatatga
- the SLC16A5 gene encoding monocarboxylate transporter 6 isoform X1 codes for MSCPRSHTLATLRLTNPCLNLSRLAWEEKEAVMSQGQAGERKAANAQDQGWAWMVLLAAVVLQAMTLGFPSCIGIFFTDLQRDFQASNSETSWFPSIMVAVLHGGGPLCSILVKRFGCRFAVMLGGLLSSVGMVSSSFCRSISQLYITAGFITGLGSCFSFQAGVTALGYYFVRWRTLANAMASTGVSLGFTLWPLLSQYLLDEMGWRNTFLIFGGILLNCCVCGAIMRPVQLASGSVLQSPKPGEEPRRRAEETQLSNGASSPHHELQKQSRRTACFHVLQKYLAFDIFCQNKRFQIYTIGVTWMMMGFALPHIYLVPYAIQNGVEERRAALLISVIGFINIFIRPFTGLLSGHRVFSGRRIYLFSLAVLLCGLSNFICVASAEFSVLIIYCVILSIAMSGIGALTFQVLMDVVEMDRFSSALGLFTIVESITLLLGPPLTGVLVDITNDFHYVFYNSSFFLISAALFMALSFCALEKKTRLKEASKVPVDNPSRYQYSEMPTESQPESQPPPAVVYITSI; via the exons ATGAGCTGCCCGCGCAGCCACACGCTCGCCACCCTCCGCTTGACCAATCCTTGTCTCAACCTGAG caggctggcctgggaggagaaagaagctgTCATGTCCCAAGGACAAGCAGGAGAACGCAAAGCTGCCAATGCCCAGGACCAGGGCTGGGCATGGATGgtcctgctggctgcagtggtGCTGCAGGCCATGACACTGGGCTTCCCCTCCTGCATCGGCATCTTCTTCACGGACCTGCAGCGTGACTTCCAGGCCAGCAACAGCGAGACGTCGTGGTTCCCATCCATCATGGTGGCTGTGCTGCACGGAGGCG GgcccctctgcagcatcctggtgAAGCGCTTTGGCTGCAGGTTTGCGGTGATGCTGGGAGGGCTGCTCAGCAGCGTGGGCATGGTgtccagctccttctgcaggTCCATCAGCCAGCTTTACATCACCGCTGGCTTCATCACGG GCCTGGGGTCGTGTTTCAGCTTCCAGGCAGGAGTGACTGCACTGGGATACTACTTCGTACGGTGGCGAACACTGGCCAATGCCATGGCATCCACCGGTGTCTCTCTGGGTTTCACGCTGTGGCCGCTGCTTTCTCAATACCTGCTGGATGAGATGGGCTGGAGAAACACTTTCCTTATCTTTGGAGGAATACTATTGAACTGTTGTGTTTGTGGAGCCATCATGAGACCAGTTCAGCTCGCTTCAGGGTCAGTGCTACAGTCACCCAAGCCTGGAGAGGAGCCaaggagaagagcagaagagacaCAGCTGTCCAATGGAGCATCTTCTCCGCATCATGAGCtccagaagcaaagcagaaggacTGCATGCTTCCATGTGCTGCAGAAGTACCTGGCTTTTGACATCTTCTGTCAAAACAAACGTTTCCAGATATATACTATTGGCGTGACCTGGATGATGATGGGGTTTGCATTACCCCATATCTACCTTGTGCCTTACGCCATCCAGAACGGGGTGGAGGAGCGCAGGGCAGCTCTCCTCATCTCTGTGATCGGGTTCATCAACATCTTCATACGCCCCTTCACGGGGCTGCTCTCGGGACACAGAGTCTTCTCAGGGAGACGCATCTACCTGTTCAGCCTGGCCGTGCTCCTCTGCGGGCTGAGCAACTTCATCTGTGTGGCGTCAGCTGAGTTCAGCGTGCTCATCATCTACTGCGTCATCCTCAGCATAGCCATGAGTGGCATCGGGGCACTCACCTTCCAGGTGCTGATGGATGTGGTGGAGATGGACAGGTTCTCGAGTGCTCTGGGGCTCTTCACCATCGTGGAGAGCATCACACTCCTCCTCGGACCCCCTCTCACAG GTGTCCTGGTAGATATAACTAATGATTTCCACTACGTCTTCTACAACTCCAGCTTCTTCCTGATCTCGGCTGCCTTATTCATGGCACTCTCCTTCTGtgctctggaaaagaaaaccagactgAAAGAGGCTTCCAAAGTACCTGTGGATAATCCTTCCAGGTATCAGTACAGTGAAATGCCAACTGAATCACAGCCTGAAAGTCAACCCCCTCCAGCAGTCGTGTACATCACAagcatatga
- the SLC16A5 gene encoding monocarboxylate transporter 6 isoform X3 has product MSCPRSHTLATLRLTNPCLNLSRLAWEEKEAVMSQGQAGERKAANAQDQGWAWMVLLAAVVLQAMTLGFPSCIGIFFTDLQRDFQASNSETSWFPSIMVAVLHGGGLGSCFSFQAGVTALGYYFVRWRTLANAMASTGVSLGFTLWPLLSQYLLDEMGWRNTFLIFGGILLNCCVCGAIMRPVQLASGSVLQSPKPGEEPRRRAEETQLSNGASSPHHELQKQSRRTACFHVLQKYLAFDIFCQNKRFQIYTIGVTWMMMGFALPHIYLVPYAIQNGVEERRAALLISVIGFINIFIRPFTGLLSGHRVFSGRRIYLFSLAVLLCGLSNFICVASAEFSVLIIYCVILSIAMSGIGALTFQVLMDVVEMDRFSSALGLFTIVESITLLLGPPLTGVLVDITNDFHYVFYNSSFFLISAALFMALSFCALEKKTRLKEASKVPVDNPSRYQYSEMPTESQPESQPPPAVVYITSI; this is encoded by the exons ATGAGCTGCCCGCGCAGCCACACGCTCGCCACCCTCCGCTTGACCAATCCTTGTCTCAACCTGAG caggctggcctgggaggagaaagaagctgTCATGTCCCAAGGACAAGCAGGAGAACGCAAAGCTGCCAATGCCCAGGACCAGGGCTGGGCATGGATGgtcctgctggctgcagtggtGCTGCAGGCCATGACACTGGGCTTCCCCTCCTGCATCGGCATCTTCTTCACGGACCTGCAGCGTGACTTCCAGGCCAGCAACAGCGAGACGTCGTGGTTCCCATCCATCATGGTGGCTGTGCTGCACGGAGGCG GCCTGGGGTCGTGTTTCAGCTTCCAGGCAGGAGTGACTGCACTGGGATACTACTTCGTACGGTGGCGAACACTGGCCAATGCCATGGCATCCACCGGTGTCTCTCTGGGTTTCACGCTGTGGCCGCTGCTTTCTCAATACCTGCTGGATGAGATGGGCTGGAGAAACACTTTCCTTATCTTTGGAGGAATACTATTGAACTGTTGTGTTTGTGGAGCCATCATGAGACCAGTTCAGCTCGCTTCAGGGTCAGTGCTACAGTCACCCAAGCCTGGAGAGGAGCCaaggagaagagcagaagagacaCAGCTGTCCAATGGAGCATCTTCTCCGCATCATGAGCtccagaagcaaagcagaaggacTGCATGCTTCCATGTGCTGCAGAAGTACCTGGCTTTTGACATCTTCTGTCAAAACAAACGTTTCCAGATATATACTATTGGCGTGACCTGGATGATGATGGGGTTTGCATTACCCCATATCTACCTTGTGCCTTACGCCATCCAGAACGGGGTGGAGGAGCGCAGGGCAGCTCTCCTCATCTCTGTGATCGGGTTCATCAACATCTTCATACGCCCCTTCACGGGGCTGCTCTCGGGACACAGAGTCTTCTCAGGGAGACGCATCTACCTGTTCAGCCTGGCCGTGCTCCTCTGCGGGCTGAGCAACTTCATCTGTGTGGCGTCAGCTGAGTTCAGCGTGCTCATCATCTACTGCGTCATCCTCAGCATAGCCATGAGTGGCATCGGGGCACTCACCTTCCAGGTGCTGATGGATGTGGTGGAGATGGACAGGTTCTCGAGTGCTCTGGGGCTCTTCACCATCGTGGAGAGCATCACACTCCTCCTCGGACCCCCTCTCACAG GTGTCCTGGTAGATATAACTAATGATTTCCACTACGTCTTCTACAACTCCAGCTTCTTCCTGATCTCGGCTGCCTTATTCATGGCACTCTCCTTCTGtgctctggaaaagaaaaccagactgAAAGAGGCTTCCAAAGTACCTGTGGATAATCCTTCCAGGTATCAGTACAGTGAAATGCCAACTGAATCACAGCCTGAAAGTCAACCCCCTCCAGCAGTCGTGTACATCACAagcatatga